The genomic stretch TGATGAAACTACTCCCGAAAAAGAAAAGCCGGAAGAGGAAAATAGCTCTGCCTCTGAAGAAGAAGTGAAAAAGGCAAAAGTTAAAGTTGGATTCAGTGGTGGAGGCGGTATTGGAATACATAGCGTGCCGGTAGGTCTTTTTTCTATTAAGGAAGACCATATTAGTTTTCATCCCGTAATTAGCTTTTTTCAAATTATGGCAATGATGAGTTTTTCAGCTCTGTTTATTCTGATAATGAAGAAATTGAAGTATAAAAAGTAGTGCTGAACGATACCAATACAAAAAAACGGCTTGGTAAATTGGGAAGTTCCACAACTGCTGGAGTTATGTAAACATCCTCTGAACATCTTTTTACTGAATTAACATTCAGCAACTCTTAAACTTGCTAAAGGTGATGAATATGCTCTCTATTTTTAGTCCCGGTAACTATGCTCCTTTCAATATTGCCTGTGAAGAATATATCCTGAAAAACTTTCCAGAGGATGTGTTTTTACTCTATATCAATAACCCCAGCATAATTGTGGGCAAACATCAAAATACTTTGGCAGAAATCAATTATGAATGGGTTCTTAAACATAATATTCCGGTTGTACGTCGTTTAACAGGTGGCGGAACTGTTTTTCACGATTCCGGAAATCTGAATTATTCCTTTTTGATGAATGAAAATGAGGATTTTACCCGTAATTTTGAACGCTATACAAAACCCATTTTAGCTGTCCTTCAGGATTTGGGAGTTCCTGCTATTTTAGAAGGTCGCAATGACTTAACTATTAATGGCTGTAAGTTTTCCGGTAACGCTAAAACCAACGCCTACGGTAAAACCTTGCAACATGGAACCATTATGTTCAGTTCCAATA from Candidatus Cloacimonas sp. encodes the following:
- a CDS encoding spore germination protein GerW family protein, producing MEIKEILSQIRSIVNNALGGGFSFGQPSKLGNLYVIPVARVIYGMGGGGDETTPEKEKPEEENSSASEEEVKKAKVKVGFSGGGGIGIHSVPVGLFSIKEDHISFHPVISFFQIMAMMSFSALFILIMKKLKYKK